ACGAACTCGGAATTATCTAACTTTTAACACAACACTGctacagttgcatgttcactgctgataaatgttctagcaattcaaacaccgtctttTCCCGCCGTAATCCCATTTTGTCTTCCAAATCAAAATTAAAAAACATGTACACCACAAACAATTTATTAGCAAGAATCGTGTGCAATGCAGTATAAAATATCTTGGGGCTCCCTCATGTATGACTTATGCCGGAAGCTTCATCGGCTACAGTCCACCGCCTGCGCGTCAACCACACTCCCGCGCCAGTTTTTCACTGCACCGAGCgatagtagtcacacagtgaaggcaAATAGGTAAAGcagacaggcaatgacttcacgaagacaactaTAAATAAAGAGAGGGAGACGATAGAACCGGTCGCTTGGCGAAgataaggatttgttggaccagttctagttgctgtgacaactgtacgtctggttagggaggctaagattcaacttagaagactgtgtcttcaccttattccccttgagctaaggacacccagtcctcgcccaatcactctggtaagtcttcaaggtagactttcaaaccttcacagacttcgttcaccgacgatccacaatgactcttggatgctcagaacgcgacgcctaaccggctgaaggattcacagtcctcaagtataacaagtcttcaggtcacgtggacagaaagactttagtgatgcctaacactctttggctctgggtgtttgggctttgtcctcgcaaggatttctctctctcaaaagcttcggaggtgggttgctctcaaacgacaaaagccgtgcactaactctgagcagccaccagttTATAGTGTAGgaagtgggctatttatagccactaggcaacccgacctgatttgtccgaaatgaccctgggtcactaaggaactgacacgtgttccaacggtcagatttcaaacatacgcggcagcttgacttgggctacaagtaaagctgactcatccagctttggataatatttgctctcatttcttcgctcgaagacataggatttggttgagcatcactttagtcactctgactttgttcactgggacccacttaacagtacggtggttcctacgactcaacaaagaagaaaagaaaacaacaaaacatctaagtcttcgcgctccatagtcttcatgcaatgccttatcttgtcatagtcttcaatgtgaatatcttcacatacgaccattgtcttcaatatcttcatacatttttaggggccatctccggtaggtaaaccgaatcaatgagggactactacctgtgttattctgcaattctcacaaacacattagtccctcaaccaggtttgtcgtcaatactccaaaaccaactaggggtggcactagattccCTTACACATCTATTTCAATTTTTTAACCGAAAGTGACATGAACAATAATTAAAATATGATCAAAATTAGTGTACCAAACTTTTCCATTTTTAATAAACATTACTTCCATTTTTCTACAGTAATCTAAAGTATTAGTTTCACAATATCAATTTGGTAAGGGTGACAATATTGTTTCGTGTGGACGAATGTTTACAATAAATTCAAGGGAGCAAAAACTGGCCATACCACATTTAGAATGATTTTCTTTACTAAATCAGCCCCGTGAAAGTTCTATGCACTAATCACACTAGGCTGAAAATGATGCGATGTTGCAGAGCATATATAGGCAACTCTCCCTTAAGATTGACATGGGATACACACTCAACCATATAGTAATTACCTCCAAGCCATCACAACTTTTGTTCGGGAAATTGGGCAAAGGCAATGTGTAGTAAAAAAAACTAATTGTCAAGCTTAGGGGTTTAATGTAGTAATTTATGGAGGTGACATTGGACCAATAAAGAAAGTTAGCCGTGAGGCTAAATAGAGAGCCACCAATCCATGGTCCTTGCGGATGAGATATTGTTAAAACCATATTTGGAATGGCTACATACTTCGCATCGTGGTTGACCTCATAAAAAATTCAAGTTTCTCAAGGAAGAATAAAACAAAATTTTGAAGTAGCATTAAAATTTGCCCAGTAAAATAACAACTATATACTTAGCTAATGTAGCCAGACAaaggcatcagcaatgcatatacaTAAATATATGCATTCTTGGACCATACATTTGATCTAAAGATATACTTTTTCACATGTACATATTTACACGTAATTGTTCTATACTATTCATTATCAGTAAAAAAATCTTCATTAGTTTTAACACATATTATGAATGCCCTAAATTAGCTAAATACATAGATTAAAAACGGATGATAGTATACAATATTTATTATAAAATATAAAAGATATTTACAAAGAAAGAGTGAATTCCAGTTTTTACCCCTAAGTTTAACATTTTTGACGCTAATTACCCCATTTAAGAGAATTTCATCCGGCATACCCCATTTAACAAAAGTGTTGCCACAAATTACCCTTTTCTACTTTTGTGAGTGTTCTGATCTATGGGCCCCGATTACCAGGTCCACGTGGCGTGCCACGTCGTCAGTTTTTTCCTTGGCGACTTTTCTACAGACTGAACCGATTCGCCAGCTTCTGCCGACCGGACCGGGCCGATGGCAAGCACACGCAGAGGCGGGTCCTCACCGATTTACAGGTCGCTTGAGTCTGATGCACCAGGATCCCATCCAATCCCGCCACACATATCTCGCTTGAGTCTGTTGCGCCACGATTGCCTCCAATCGCGGCACACATCGCTCACCTTCCTATCGCATGCACGATCGCCCAAGTCTAGCCTAGTCCGCTCGTCCTTCGTTCAGAGAGGGCAGGCCGAACGTAGGCAAGGAGCGTCAGGCGACACTTGTAGTTGATGTTGGTGATCGTCGGAGCAGGAAGCTACAACTGGTACGGTGATCTCCTCCCCTCTCATGCATGCTTGAATTCTCTGTTTTTCACACCCCGGTGGTTAGGCTTTTAGTTCTCTTGCAGTCCGTGATGCATCTTAGATGGGTTCGGGTCAGCTGTTTCTTGTTTTGAAGATCTGCGATGAGATGGCTGCACTTGACCACTGTGGCATATTATCACTGTGGAGAAGGTTTTCTGGATAAAATCCTGAAACCTGTATGTTTTTTCTTCAGTACTATCATAAAGCGACCTTAACTTTTTTCTTCAGTATTATCATAAACCAACAGTAAATTATGTATGCCTAGATGGATCGGATTAAAACATATGTATATATACGACTATGTGCTGAACTTGCAAACTCTGCATATGAGCATCTTCTTGTTGTGTGGCTTGTAAGACTGGATGCTATGATGGCTGCTTTATAATACAATGCAGGGTTGCTATGCTGTAGTTAAGCTGAACATGCTGAACTGCTAtgttctcttctgtgacaatgagtctTTTGTAAATTCTGAATTTGAATGTATATATAGTCTATACTGAACATAATGAGCTTCATGTTACACATTCTTAGAGTATGTTGATGCATCGCTAATTCATGATTTCATTTTCTTGCGCAAATCAGATGGCAACTGAGATGTGGAGTGTTAGGTACATTTGTCATGTCCGTGGATACAGCAATCCAGAGCCAGAGATGATTGACAGGGATTTCATCAGTTATTTTGATATAAAGGAGAGGACAAAGGAGTTGGGTTTCAACAATTGGGACAACATTTATTATCAGAAGAAAGGGCCCAATGGAAACTCCATGGTTGAGTTAACAGACGATACAAGTGTTCTGAAGATGCTTGAGGAGGTTGAAGCTTATAAGGAGATTGATTTGCATGTTTTCAGGACCAAAACTCCATCTACACTTCCAGTTTCCAATAATGGTGCAGATTCTTACAAGCCAATAGTTGTGGTGCCCATTGAAGAGAATACTGAAGAGGAGGGTCAAAATGTGGAGTTACTTTCAGATGTGGAGTACAATGATCCAGCGGAATATTGGAAGGAGTTGAATGGGCAAGATTATGGAACTGACTccagtgatgaagattttgatgttgttgcTGAAACAAACAAGTTGAGAGCCATGTATgctaagaagaaggagaaggaattGGCAGAAAAAGGTGTATATTCAGAGGACGAATTTGAAGATTTATTTGATGTCACAGAAGGCTTAGATGGCATTGATCTTGATGAAATTGCTCTTCCTCAAACACAAATGGAGAAAGAGATGATTTTTGCAAAGGAAGAGGAAGcaagagagaaaaaggaaaaggCAGATAAGAAGATGGCATTGGCAAAGAGAAGGGAGCAGAAGAAGAAATTAGTTGATGATGACTTTGAGCTTTCAGATCCTCCGAGTTCAGATGGTGGAAATGATCCTTTAGGAGAAgatactgatgaaaatgaagattcaCGTTCGATGGTTTTATTACAAGGgagaaaaaggagaaggcccaagaggtTGTTAGACCCGAGAATGCAATTTGATGATACTTACCTTAATGATGCTGACAAGATGCCGGAACAACTTGTCAAAGGGATGTGTTTCAAAGATGTCAAAGAGTTTAGGGCAGCACTTAAGTCATTTCATATATTGCAAGGAAGAAGCTTTGCTTTTCTGAAGAACAAGATGGAAAAGGTGAAGGTGCGTTGCACAGAGCCAAATTGCACCTTTTATCTTTTTGCATCAAGGATAGCTGGTGAGCCCACTTTTATGATCAGAGAGGATGTCGAGCCACACTCATGTGGAATTAATAGAGAGGACGCTAGGCTGAATTCCAGATGGATAGCTTCTCATTATGAGGCTCAGTTCAGAGTTGATCCCAATTGGAAGCTTGATGCTTTCATGGGAGCTGTTAAGAGAGATTTTAATTTTGAAATAACAAAGAGGATGGCATATAGGGCTAAATCTTATGCCCAAAAGAAGGTTCTTGGGGATGAAGACAAGCAGTATCTTAGAATTAGAGACTACTTGCAGACATTGTTGAACAAAAATCCTGGAAGCGTCGCTATAGTTACCACTGAGCCAAATCTCGAGCCACATATCAATCCTAATCCTATGTTCAGTGGGCTGTTTGTGAGCTTTCATGCACAGATTCAAGGGTTTCTCTCCGGTTGTAGGCCATTTATTGGATTAGATGGTTGTTTTGTCAAGCTAGCTAATGGTGCGCAAGTTTTAGCTGCTTCTGCAAGAGATGGCAACAACAACATGTTTCCTCTAGCTTTTGGAGTGGTTAACATAGAGGACACTGACAATTGGACATGGTTTTTGCAAACACTGGAGTCAGCAATTGGACAGGGCGAGCAACATGGTGGATGGACAATCATGTCAGATAGGCAGAAGGTAATAACATATTTCTTATCTTTGTCATTTATATGTTAAATTTAGTTTGCGTGTTGTAACTGACAACTCTGCCATTTATTTGTCATAGGGATTACTTTCAGCAGTCACAAAGATTTTTCCACATTGCGAACATAGATTTTGCAAAAGACATGTCCTTGCAAACTTCTCCAGAGCTGGATTCAGAGATGAAATCTACAAGGAATACTTTGATAAGGTTGTTTATGCATGCACTTTGAGCAAGTACAATATTTCCATGGACAACTTGAAGGCTTATGATGTAGAAGCTTGGAAGTGGGTTAGAGCAATACCCAAGGAGCACATTAGTAGGCATGCATTCAGAACAAGATCCAAGACTGATCTTGTTGTGAACAACCTCAGTGAGGTTTTCAACAAATACATCCTTGACTATAGAGACAAGCCAATTCGTACCATGATGGAGTTCATCAGGACTAGAGTTATGACTAGATTTTGTTTGAAAAGAAAAGGATGTGAGTCAGTGGGCTGGGATATCACACCTGTCATGAGTGAGAAATTAGAATCAGCTAAGAGCAAAGCAAGGTATTGCACAGCTCATCAATTTGGTGCTGGGCTTTGGCAAGTAAACTACACCGACAAGACCTATGAAATAAACCTGCTTAACAAGACTTGTGGTTGTTTCAGATTTCAGTTGTGTGGTGTTCCTTGTGAACATGCTTGTGCAGCTATATTTAGGGCTAAGGAAAGGCCTGAGAATTATGTTGATGATTTCTTCAAGTTGGAAACTTACAAGAAAGCATATGAACACATGATATACCCTGTTCCACATGAATCTGAGTGGATTAAGACATCAAGTCCAGACATTGAACCACCAGGTTACACTGTTCAAccaggaaggccaaagaaaaatagAATAAAAGGGCCTGAGGAGAGTGGTCCTGCTTATGCAAGAGCAAGAAAAGGAACAGTGCAGTGCGGAAATTGCAAGGAACTTGGTCACAATGTCAAGGGCTGCGACAAGCCACTAAGAGCATATCTTGCTCTTAGGGTTAGAAAACATGTGGTAAGCGCTCTCCTTTCCTTTGGAAGCAATTACGCCGCCGGTACTAGATGCAATTATGTTACTAAATTGATGCAATATGTTACCAAATAACCGCCTTTTTTACTGTCTACAATGCAAGCCTTTGGCAACAAGAACACAGGGGAGCAATGCCAATCCACCACCTGCACCTAATCCAGAACCTAGAGGTACTCCAACAGCGGGTGCAACAACAACTAGTAGCGTGAGAGGAAAAGTAGCTGCAAAGAAGCCTAGAAGTTCAGCACCGGCAGCACGTACGACTACTCCCACTGCTGCTCCAACAGAATCTAgtagggggagaggaagaggagcatCCAAAGCATCTAAAGGTACTCCTAAAACATCAACTGGtaaggggagaggaagaggagcaccTAAAGCATCTGTAGCTAAATTCCAGGTAAAATAATCACTTCTGGAATAAATGTAGCTAGCAGTAATTTTATTGTTATTTACATCACCTCATAATTTTCAGGTCCAAGAATCACAGGCATCATCATCAAGTGCTGCTGCAGTTGGGAGAGGAAGAGGGTCGGCTGGAAGTGGAAGGGCGGCTGCAGTTCAACCTGGTTATGTACAAAACAGAGCTTACGGAAGAAGTTCAAGTGGCAGAATGCACTCCTAGTTCACCATTGGTGCTAGTGCAGCTGCTAGAGATGATGGTGCTAGAGAGGAATAGCAATTATCTCATTTTCTAGCTTATATAGTTGAAAACTCATGTCTCATGTTTTGCTTTTGAACTCCCGCCATGTTTTGCTTTTTATCTCTGTGTCGTGTTGAACTCATGTGTCATGTTATCATGTTCCAAGAACTCATGTGTCATGGTGAACTCATATGCAGAGTTGAAATTGATGATGTTTACCTTTGTGTAATGGATCAGGAAAATGAATGTGGACAAAAGGCGTGGGTTCTGACAAAAATATTCTTCCTATTTATGCACAAGATCATGCTTTCAAAACTGATTATTTTATATGGTAGCTTACATCAGACTTATGCACATCGTTATGTCAAAACGGATTGCTATACATTGCTATTAAAACTGTCATTACAATGTACAGAAATACTAGTGAGGAAGCTCTTACTTCCTGCAGCTCTTACATACATGGTTTGACGAACAGAGGAATACATAAGCAACAGTACTAGTTTGAATTTCTTTCATCACATTGATATTTGTTCAATTTTTTTACATACTAGCATCACTAGGTCAATACAAACATCACTGGTTCCCTACTTTACATGTAACCACACTCCAGGCTCCGCCATCACCAACAGACTCGAAAGGCACATAAAGTGGATGTAGCTACATTCAGTCATGCACTTGTTGTCGAAGTACGTCGCATCAGCAGCAACAGTTGCAAACAGAAGCACGGCAACTAAAATGGCAAGCTCATTTTCCTTATGCACCAAGCTGAGCAACTTCAGAGTGCGAACCTCCTGCTCTGCTTGCAGCTCATCATTCTTTACGGCACTGGCTTCTATGTGATACATCAAACCAACCATCAAAGAATCACTAGAGGAGTTAACTGCACCCTGCATCAAGCGAGAACTATTCACACATACAGTAGGCCAACCATGTATGTACAGGGAGTCTAGTTCCATGGAGAAACAATTCAGAGGAAGGAAGAAATACCTGAACTTGCTGACAGTGACGGCCGGAGCAGGATAACGCGCCAGCATGGGACTACACGCTCGAGGCACGGCAGCCGCAAGCCGTTGTCGTCGCCGCCCTTCAACACCCTCCGCCACCGTCGCGGCCCTTCAGCACCGTCGCCACCGTCGCGGCCCTTAGGCACCCGTTGTCTCCGTCGCCGCCATTGAGCACCCCCAGTTGCCGTCGATGTCATTCAGCACCTGCAGCTGCCGTCGTTTCCCTTCAGCACccgctgccgccgtcgccgccgccgccgccgtaatCGAATCCCTAACCCTAGGCGCGAGCGAGAGCGGTGCGTGCGGTAAGAAGCAGGCCGACCGGTGCGTGCGCTAGGCTAGACGTGAACGCGGTGCGGCCCTGGTCGAGGCGTCGAGCGTCGGTCGCGACGGTGCGTGCGGTTCAGCAATCCGGTCGAGCTCAGCAGCGCGGACTGGTTTCACATGAGGAAAAAACCCAGAAAACCGACGACGTGGCATGCCACGTGGACCTGGTAATCGGGACCCATGAATCAAAATGCTCACAAAAAATAGAAGAGGGTAAACCCTGGCAACACTTTTGTTAAATGGGGTATGCCGGATGAAATTCTTTTAAATGGGGTAATTAGCGTCAAAAATGTTAAACTTAGGGGTAAAAACTGGAATTCACTCTATATAGCTTGTAATATATGAAATTGTAAACTAAAAaattctagccgcgcaaatgcgcaaaACTGGGTCGCGATAGTGTTTGGTTCGCCACACTAGTCGAACCACTACGGGGACCCGGACCACTTGTGTGAAAAAAGTCGTGCTACAGTGGGATAGTGCCTGCTAATGGTCTCGCCTAGTCCGGGTCGTCTGTGTGCGTTGGCGTTGCCTCGCTAATTGACGCAATGAGTGACATAAATTACAACGTTGGCTTACTTCATGAGGCATTGAGGCTTGGGGTCAGCATGCCATGCCCGCCTCGGGCCATGTCCGGCTCGGGTAGTCGGCCTGGGTTGCCGGCCACATCGTACTGGCAGGGCATGAGAGCCTCATCGGTGGGTCCTGGTTGTATGACCCGCAGCATGGCAGCACGCCGTCGAGCCATGGTGGCATAGACCCGCCCTATTCAAGGACGATGCAATCAAAGTCACCCTCAAGCTGGTAGTCGGCAGGCACTTGCCACAGCAACAAGCGCGCATGGCCTCGCCACATCAGGCTTTGAAGACCGCGATACCACTCGCAGCTAGAAAGGAGATCTAACAACCGTTGAATAAAAGAATGAAGCATCACCCACATGTAATGCAGGTGTGTAATCCATCACCACTCGTCCAGAGGGTTGTAAAAATCAAGGTGTGCCGCAGAACAACTCGAAAGAAGAGGTCGAAGTCGCTGTGTTGGAAATATGAACAATTTACCATattattttattaacagaaatactagataaaataTGACTAATGTAGTTGAGATAAAACATGTCATGTAATCTAGCAGAGTGAAGGTAAATAGCATCTGAACATATGAACTAGAACAGAATATATGTAGAACAGAGGGTGGAACAAGAAATGCTAGAGCAAGAAACTGTAGCATGATCTTAAATAGAGAGACCAAGACGTACGGAGCAACGGCAGAAGCACCggtcttggggtcggtgtcctcgtcaGCCATGTCGTCGAAGAGGCTATTGACGTCGGGGGAGAAGTCGTCGTTGGGGAAATGGTCGTCGGTGTCCGGAGTGTCTGTGATGAGCCGgttagtagtcgcgcagagcgctccctaaaaaccttatcacccttctcccatacaggactcaaagaggtggggtttcggaggcctactgtcccgacctacggtgcacgccgcaagccaggggaagatcgtagcagcagctcAACGATTGGAACTCGGTGGTGCGAGGGAGATGGTCTTctggtgtgtctctctggagaggagcgacctctcttttaTAGGCACGGGAGAAGGACGCGAATAGGCTGCGACGGGAACTGAAGCAAAAGAGGGAGACGAAACAATCGGGCAGCAcccgaagggtgcagcgttcgtattcaatatccactacaACAAAAACTTTTTAGCTCCCGAGTGACCTTCCGTATACCCGTAGTGCATGGCAAAAATTCAGACAtccgctcggctcattcccgcaacccgcagcATGTCGTGACAAGGCGTGGTGTGGCGagcgggcggcggaggagcggacgtgaatgtccctcttgttctcatgctcatacatgtgggaaacaacctcccttataaggaggtccaactcctaccAAACTAGCaatatgggactaaactttagttccacctcttgccttgcacgaatgggctgagtgggcctctaggatttattaggaatttctgaaattatTTATTGGGTTGGCCCAAAAtagaaaattccagcaatcccccaccagatcctagaggtacacaaaatttgcctttggttccaaaacactgttttatataccggtactgcggtggagactgttaagtttaaCTTCCACCTAAAACTCTATGCTATACTAGTTAGCAACTTCAACAGTGGActaggccttgaactgcaagttttctacgAATCTAGCTTTAGACAAAGCCTTGACCGCTACTAGGCTACCGTGGGACTTCCCCGcgtgtggagcttatgcgtcatactccgagacctttcatgagtttactagagagcaccctactctcatagattgcgacgtttaacaatcagactcatataggtgtattCTGTTGGAAatgtgtcctagaggcaataataaaatggttattattatatttccttgttcatgataattgtctattgttcatgctataattgtattgaccgaaaaccgtaatacatatgtgaatacatagaccacaacatgtccctagtaagtctctagttgactagctcgttgatcaataaatggtcatggtttcttggccatggacattggatgtcgttgataacaggatcacatcatcgggagaatgatgtgatggacaagacccaatcctaagcatagcacaagatagtgtagttcgtttgctagagctttcccaatgtcaagtatcatttccttagaccatgagattgtgcaactccggataccataggagtgctttgggtgtatcaaatgtcacaacgtaactcggtggctataaaggtgcactacaggtatctccgaaagtgtctgttgggttggcacgaatcgagacagggatttgttactccgtatgacagagaggtatctctgggcccactcggtaatgcatcatcataatgagctcaatgtgactaaggagttagccacgggatcatgcattacggaacgagtaaagagacttgccggtaacgagattgaacgaggtatggggataccacgatcgaatatcgggcaagtaacataccgatagacaaagggaattgaatacgggattgattgaatccccgacatcgtggttcacctgatgagatcatcgtggaacatgtgggagccaacatgggtatccagaccccgctattggttattggccggagaatgtctcggtcatgtctatatggttcccgaacccgtatggtctacacacttaaggttcggtgacgctagagttgttatgggaaatagtatgtggttaccgaaggttgttcggagtcccggatgagatcctggacgtgacgaggaactccagaatatggtccggagatgaagatcgatatattggacgaagggtattggagtccggaattgttccggaggtaccgggtgacgaccagcgtgtccgaaaggggtttcgaaggcactggcaagcgttggggggcttatgggccaaggggaggggggacaTCAGCCCATTAAGGGTTGTGCACCCCTCCCACCCTATCTCACGTAacgtggagaggtggg
This portion of the Triticum dicoccoides isolate Atlit2015 ecotype Zavitan chromosome 7A, WEW_v2.0, whole genome shotgun sequence genome encodes:
- the LOC119327976 gene encoding uncharacterized protein LOC119327976 gives rise to the protein MATEMWSVRYICHVRGYSNPEPEMIDRDFISYFDIKERTKELGFNNWDNIYYQKKGPNGNSMVELTDDTSVLKMLEEVEAYKEIDLHVFRTKTPSTLPVSNNGADSYKPIVVVPIEENTEEEGQNVELLSDVEYNDPAEYWKELNGQDYGTDSSDEDFDVVAETNKLRAMYAKKKEKELAEKGVYSEDEFEDLFDVTEGLDGIDLDEIALPQTQMEKEMIFAKEEEAREKKEKADKKMALAKRREQKKKLVDDDFELSDPPSSDGGNDPLGEDTDENEDSRSMVLLQGRKRRRPKRLLDPRMQFDDTYLNDADKMPEQLVKGMCFKDVKEFRAALKSFHILQGRSFAFLKNKMEKVKVRCTEPNCTFYLFASRIAGEPTFMIREDVEPHSCGINREDARLNSRWIASHYEAQFRVDPNWKLDAFMGAVKRDFNFEITKRMAYRAKSYAQKKVLGDEDKQYLRIRDYLQTLLNKNPGSVAIVTTEPNLEPHINPNPMFSGLFVSFHAQIQGFLSGCRPFIGLDGCFVKLANGAQVLAASARDGNNNMFPLAFGVVNIEDTDNWTWFLQTLESAIGQGEQHGGWTIMSDRQKGLLSAVTKIFPHCEHRFCKRHVLANFSRAGFRDEIYKEYFDKVVYACTLSKYNISMDNLKAYDVEAWKWVRAIPKEHISRHAFRTRSKTDLVVNNLSEVFNKYILDYRDKPIRTMMEFIRTRVMTRFCLKRKGCESVGWDITPVMSEKLESAKSKARYCTAHQFGAGLWQVNYTDKTYEINLLNKTCGCFRFQLCGVPCEHACAAIFRAKERPENYVDDFFKLETYKKAYEHMIYPVPHESEWIKTSSPDIEPPGYTVQPGRPKKNRIKGPEESGPAYARARKGTVQCGNCKELGHNVKGCDKPLRAYLALRVRKHVPLATRTQGSNANPPPAPNPEPRGTPTAGATTTSSVRGKVAAKKPRSSAPAARTTTPTAAPTESSRGRGRGASKASKGTPKTSTGKGRGRGAPKASVAKFQVQESQASSSSAAAVGRGRGSAGSGRAAAVQPGYVQNRAYGRSSSGRMHS